The Staphylothermus marinus F1 genome has a segment encoding these proteins:
- a CDS encoding acetyl-CoA carboxylase biotin carboxylase subunit, whose translation MTLRILIANRGEIAVRIARSVKELGFIPLGIYTVEDKRSLHRKYMAEDIEVPSYLDIDEIVNAAIELGADAVHPGYGFLSENPLFSKRIIKKGFIFIGPPPEIMELAGDKVRAKEMAAKAGVPTLPWMIVDDPKEVLEFGREHGFPVILKAAGGGGGMGIRIVERKEDVERLFEQARKEAENAFKDPRLYVEPYIENPKHIEVQILGDGDNYVHLYERDCSIQRRHQKIVEEAPSPVLNNNLRKTITEDAVKLASHIKYINAGTVEMLFDMKTKKHYFMEINARLQVEHPVTEMITGIDIVKQQIIIATEGTLSLKQHRISRRGHSIEARINAENPITLMPSPGTIGTYHEPSGPGVRVDSGVTSRSYVSTEYNPLISKLIVWGTSRIEAIRRMKRALNEYIITGIQTNIPLLKAIINHSIFIKGTHTTKFLETYWKDIKEFIRKKELLHMIILLALVAKGDSRIRSQLVSGSRFAAYINGVEHTRVESIKRRAWLYWAMLKGRVSRKRGRRKK comes from the coding sequence ATGACACTTAGAATACTGATAGCTAACAGAGGAGAAATTGCGGTAAGAATTGCTAGAAGTGTAAAGGAGCTTGGATTCATACCTCTAGGCATATATACTGTAGAGGATAAGAGATCTCTTCACAGAAAATATATGGCGGAAGATATAGAAGTTCCAAGTTATTTGGACATCGATGAAATAGTTAATGCAGCAATAGAATTAGGTGCAGACGCTGTTCATCCAGGATATGGGTTCCTTAGCGAAAATCCATTATTTAGTAAAAGAATAATTAAGAAAGGATTCATTTTCATAGGTCCTCCCCCAGAAATCATGGAACTCGCCGGTGATAAGGTTAGAGCAAAAGAAATGGCTGCAAAAGCAGGAGTACCAACTCTGCCTTGGATGATCGTGGATGATCCGAAAGAAGTATTAGAGTTTGGAAGAGAGCATGGTTTTCCAGTAATACTTAAAGCAGCTGGTGGAGGCGGGGGAATGGGGATAAGAATAGTGGAGAGAAAAGAAGATGTTGAAAGACTATTTGAACAAGCTAGGAAAGAAGCTGAGAATGCATTCAAGGATCCAAGATTATATGTTGAACCTTATATTGAAAATCCTAAGCATATAGAAGTGCAAATACTCGGAGATGGGGATAATTATGTTCATCTATATGAGAGAGACTGTAGCATACAGAGACGCCACCAGAAAATAGTGGAGGAAGCTCCTTCACCTGTATTAAATAATAATCTAAGAAAAACCATTACTGAAGACGCTGTCAAGCTTGCTTCACATATAAAATATATTAATGCTGGTACAGTTGAAATGCTTTTTGATATGAAAACCAAGAAGCACTACTTTATGGAGATAAATGCAAGATTACAAGTAGAACACCCAGTAACAGAAATGATTACAGGGATAGATATAGTTAAACAACAGATCATAATTGCAACTGAGGGAACATTATCTCTGAAACAACATAGAATAAGTAGGCGTGGCCACAGCATAGAAGCCAGAATTAATGCTGAAAACCCAATAACACTTATGCCCAGTCCTGGAACAATAGGAACATATCATGAACCTTCAGGTCCAGGTGTTAGAGTAGACTCAGGAGTAACTAGTAGAAGCTATGTGTCTACTGAATATAATCCATTGATTTCAAAATTAATTGTGTGGGGAACAAGTAGAATAGAGGCTATTAGAAGAATGAAGAGAGCATTAAACGAATATATTATTACGGGTATACAGACAAACATACCTCTCTTAAAAGCAATAATCAATCACTCAATATTTATAAAGGGAACTCATACAACAAAGTTTCTCGAAACATATTGGAAAGACATTAAAGAGTTTATCAGGAAAAAAGAATTATTACACATGATAATCTTGCTCGCATTAGTTGCTAAAGGAGATTCAAGAATAAGATCCCAGCTTGTTTCTGGAAGTAGATTTGCAGCATATATTAATGGAGTAGAACATACACGTGTAGAATCTATTAAGAGAAGAGCATGGCTATACTGGGCGATGTTGAAAGGAAGAGTTAGTAGGAAGCGTGGTAGGAGGAAAAAGTAA